Below is a genomic region from Leucobacter exalbidus.
CGTGTACGAGTCGTTCGTGCTTCCACCGGTTGGCGTGCAACCCACCAGCCCTGCCGCGCACAGCACCGTGGCGAGCAGCGCACCCACTCGCCGACGCAGCCGTTCTCCCCGCATCACGCTCCCTCCTCAGGTAGCAACAGTGAAACCTGCAGCCCACCGCCGACCGGAGACGTCACCTGCACGCTACCGCAGACCGTGTGCAGCAGATCGTTGGCGATGGCGAGGCCCAGGCCTGAACCGGCAATGTTCTGGTCGCGGGCGCTGCGCCAGAAGCGTTCAGTGACGTGCTCAATCTCATCGTCAGCAAGCCCCGGGCCCCGGTCGCGTACCGTCAACACAAACCCATCGGCCTTACGACTACTCGATACGTCAATAGTCGACCCGGGCGGTGCGAATTTGAGTGCGTTATCGATCACGGCGTCGAGCGCGCTCTCGACGGCTGTGCGGTCGGTGACTGTGTGGCAGCCGCCCGTCGAATGCACCGAGAACGTCACACGTCGGTCGTCGGCAACCTGCTGCCAGGCGTCAACGCGATCGCGGCCCACCTCCCCCAGATCGACAACCGCGAACGGTGAATCACGTCGTTGTGAACGGGCCATGGTGAGGAGCGTTTCGAGGATACGGGCCATGCGCTGCCCCTCTTCACGGGCCTTCTCAACGTCATCATCCCAGCTCTCGTCAAGGCCGGTCGCCAAGTACTCCATGCGCAGCAACAAAGCGCCCAGTGGGTTACGGAGCTCATGTGAGGCGTTCATCGCGAACTCCTGTTGGCGCACGATCACGCGCTCAATTTCCTCAGCCATGCTGTTGAAAATACGAATCATGCGCTGCATTTCGGGCGGGCCGGTATCGTCAGCAATACGCGATCCCATCTCGCCATGTTCAATCGCGACCATTGCCTGGTCGACACGAAGCATGGGGCGCAGCACCCAACGCACCAGTCGAAGAATCACAAACACCAACGCCGCAATAATCACGATGAATACGGCGAGAAGCTGCAGCCACTGCGCGGTCATCTGAGCACGCGGAATTTCGAGACTCGATGAGATCAGTACTGCTCCCAGCACCTTGCCGTCTGCGATTACCGGTTCGACGACGGTGGCGGGGCCCGTGGCCCAGGGCAAACCCGGCCGAGTCAGCCCGGCACGCCGACCTGACAACGCCAAATCCACCTGGTCTGCAACGCTTGTGTTGGCCGCGCCAGTGTTGCTCTCATCATGCCCGTGGGCCCAGGTTTCTGGGTCTGCGGCGATTAATGCGCCCGAGTGGTCGACCACCGAAATACGGCCACCGTAAAGCTCGCTATAGCGCGTCATCTCGCCCTCGAGAATCATCGTATTACCGGTGACCAACCCCTGCCGGGCGCTCACCAGAAAATAGCTGAGGTCATCAAGCTGCTGGTTCATGAACTCTTGCTCGATACTGCGCGCAGAGGTCCAGGCATAAGCCCCACCCAACACCACCAAAATGGCAATCAGCGGCGCCAAGAATATGGTCAGCAGGCGTGCACGCATGTCACACCCCGGTCAGACGGTAGCCCACTCCGCGCACGGTAACGATCAGCCATTCGCGTTCAATCTTGCGCCTGATAGAGGCCACGTGCACTTCAATCGACCGGTTGAAGCCGCTCCAGTCGGTGCCCCACACTTCACGGATGATGCGATCACGTGGTACCACTACTCCCGGGTAGCGTGCGAGTACCGCCAGCACGTCGAACTCTTTTGGGGTGAGATCGACGGGAACGCCGTCTGCGAGCAACACCCGATTCACAAAGTCAAAGTGCACACCATCGATAGTCAAGCTGATGTCGCCGTCTCCCGGTTCAGCCGCCGCCCGTGACCGTCGCGTCACCGCTTCGATGCGGGCCAGTAGCTCGCGCACGTCATACGGTTTCACGACGAAGTCATCGGCACCTGCTTGCAGCCCCTTGATGCGTTCTTCGACTTGGCTGCGCGCCGTCGCAATGATGATGGGAACCCCTGAGAACCCCCGGATGCGCCGACACACGTCGATGCCGTCCATATCGGGGAGACCTAAATCGAGCAGCACCGCTTCGGTATCGGGGCCCAGTGCTTCAATCGCCGCCATTCCGCTGCCCACCCGCTCAGTCGCGTATCCTGATCGGCCAAGAAACGCTACGAGCGCATCGGCCACTCGGTCGTCGTCTTCGACCACCAAAATCTTCACGCGAGGTTCTCCTTTGAATATGCACGTCGCAGATCCACAGACTATCCCGCTCCACAACGAATATGCGGAATCTCGTGGCTTCGCGGCGGGTTCCAAAAGCGCCGCAGACGCACGAGAGCGCCGCCCGCATTGCTGCGAAACGGCGCCCTCGGCATCACCCTAGGTAGTTAGCCGATAGCCCAGAAGAGGGCCCCGGCGTTGGAATCGAGCGGGTCATGCGACTGCCAGTGCCACAGTGTAGTAACCGACCAGGTCTGGTTAGGAATTCCGCCCCAGGGGTTGAGTAGGGTCGTGTTTCCACCGCTATAACCGGTGAGCACGATGGCGTGCGTTGATCCGGGGCGTGTGATTTGCCCAGGCCCGCGCACCAGCCCAATCACCGGTTGGTTGTTTCTCAGCGCTTTTGAGATCGCATTAGGCGAATGCAGCGGGGTTACCATCAGACTGTTCTGCTTCGCAGCAGACACAATCGATTTGCTCCCTGCGCCATCGTGGCCTCGGTTGAAATCTGAATGCTGGTGCATTTGTACGCCAACGGTGGGCGGATCAACCCATACCCCGTAGCTTTGAGCGGCCATCGCGAATGCGGTTGGCACGCATCCCACGGGCCCGAATGGGCGGCCACCGATCCACTGGTGTGCCCAGCGTGGATCGGTCTGCGTGAGCAGCCCCACACCGTGATTATTGTGCCGGTGAGCCGATGCTGTCGAGAGCGACCACACCTTGTTGCCGTTCGCGGTGTGGAGCGAGAAGTCACCGTTATTGTGCATCTTGCCGTAGGTAACGCCCTTACCCGAGGTGCGGCTGCTCCACTGGGTCTTGCCGTTCTGCTTCAGCACCAGGTTGCCATCGCGGTAGAGAACCAGCTGACTTGAAGCTGCCCCCGTCACGCTGAACCTGGTACGGCCGTGGTTACCCACGAGCAAAACGCCAGACCTCTCGACGCGAATTCTGTGTTTCTGGTTGGCCGAACGAATCTGCTTGCCCGACCCGATTTTTTGACCGGCACGAATCTTGGGGCCTGTGGCGTTCACGCACGCAACGTAATCTCGCTTACTCGATACACGCGACTTCGTGAGGTATCCCGACTTTCTACCGGTGACCTTGACCGATACTGCTCGGCATTGATCAGCCATTTTGAGCTTATACTTCGAGCTCGTTGCGCCAGAGATCTTTTTGCCGTCGCGGTACCACTGGTAGGTGAGCTTCGTACCCGTTGTCCAGGTGCCGGTGTCAACCGCCACTCGGTTATGCAACTTGCTCGAGGATCCCGTAATTTTGGGGCCTGCTGATTTCAGTACTCTCGGTACTGCTCGTTCGGCAGAAGTGGCGTAGGAATTTGCGTAGCCCGTCAACGTCGCGGTTGATCGAACGGTGATCTTTTTGCCACGATCGGCGGCCACGAGTGTGTACGTTGTCTTTGTCGCTGCAGGAATATCGACTCCGTTGCGCTGCCAACGGACGCTCACTTTCACGCCTTTGTTTGACCAGGTGCCGGTGGTAGTCGTGAGTTTCTTGCCGGCTTCGAGCACACCGGTAATTTTGGGACGAGCAGTTTTCGTGAGCTTGCCGAGGACTGTCTTCGTGCGCGGCGATGTGCGCGTCACCGATGCATAGCCGGCGCTAGCTCCGGTCACCTCGACGAAGAGTCGAGCCCCACGGTCAGCGGCCACGGGCACATACGAGCTCTCTGTTGCGCCTGCAATTGTGGTGCGCTTAGACCCCACCTCTCGCCCCCACTGATAAGTGAACGTTGGCGCCGGCACCCATGAATTAGTCACCGCGGTCAGCTTCGAACCGACCACCGCGCTCCCCGAGATCGTGACCGCTTGTGTCTGAAGCTCGGGAGTACTCGGTTCTGATCTCGGCCGGGGAGCTGCCGCCGGAGGCGAAATTGCGGGTGTGGAAGGTTTCTGTTCAGGAAGGACGTTCCCTGACGTCGGCTCTTCTGGCTGGATTGTGCCGGGGTCTTGAGTCTCGGGAGGAGGAGCAGGGTCGTCTTCGGAACCAGGCAACTCTGGTTCAAGGGGAAGATCTGTATCTGTCGGCTGGTTGAGTTCGTTACCAGTATCGTCGTTGGGCTGAATGGGATCAGCTACATCGTTGGTCTCATCGGACGATCCTTGTGCACCGCCGTCAGCATTCGATTCAACTTCTACAGAGCTGGGGGACGATTGCAGCGTCTCGGGTTCAAAGGCTCCGATCAAGCTCCCCAACAAGAGCGCAGAAACCGATACAAGACTGAGTAGTTTGTTCACGTATTCCATCCGATATGCAACGATGTATGCGGATTGAACTTACGCCCAACCCATGTCCCCCTTGTGAAAATCTATAGAAGATCTTCCACCTCACACTGTAGGGCAACCTCACAAATTTGCCACAAATGTAGCGCGCATCTCAGGCGTTGGATACCCGTGCTCCATCGCGCTCAGACATCTTGAGATCAGGTGAATAGTTCTTCGATAACGGCCACAACGATGCCTGGGGCAGAGCGGTCTCGGCTTCGCGGGACGCAGTGATGAGTTCCACGCAGACAGGAATGAGCTAAGGCCACTTGTTCACTGAAAACATGTGGTAACTAAATAGCTCAACCACAAGCGTGCTTCAGTCAGTAGACTCCGTAACGATGTCTACGCCAGCCTTGCTTCAATCTCAGCCAGCTCCCCGAGACTGGGCGCGCCGAGTGCTGCGTGCCGGCGTGATTCTTGTGAGCGCCGTCGCCATCGCACTGAGCGGAGTAGCGCTTGCCCCGGCCACCGCCGCAGAGGCCGCGCCCGTGAAGGGTTTTGAGCCGGGCAACATCATTGCTGATGCCGTCTTCTATAACGGCACCGATCTGGGCGCCTCGCAGGTGCAGACGTTCCTCAACAATCGTGTTGCGCGATGCACCATTGGCGATCCGGGCAAGCCCTCTGGCGGCACTTACACGTTTCCAAGCGGTACGAAGGTAAAGCTCGGCAAGAACTGCCTCAAAGACTCCAAGTTCAGCACCAAAACTTACGCGGCTGATTCTTACTGCAAGAAGTACACCGGCAAATCGAACGAGTCTGCGGCAGCAATCATCGCGAAGGTAGGTGCCGCCTGCGGCATCAACCCGAAGGTACTCCTCGTCATGCTCGAAAAAGAGCAGAGTCTTATTACAGACACCTTTCCGGCTCAGCATCAATTCGATCGCGCCATGGGTTACGCCTGCCCCGACAGCGGCCCTAACAACTCAGCCAACTGCAACACCGCCTACTACGGGTTTCAGCAGCAGGTGTACTACGGCGCTCGCCAGTACAAGGTGTATCTCGCGAACCCCTGGATGTACCGTTACCGGGCACAAGCCACCAACACGATCCAGTGGCA
It encodes:
- a CDS encoding sensor histidine kinase; this translates as MRARLLTIFLAPLIAILVVLGGAYAWTSARSIEQEFMNQQLDDLSYFLVSARQGLVTGNTMILEGEMTRYSELYGGRISVVDHSGALIAADPETWAHGHDESNTGAANTSVADQVDLALSGRRAGLTRPGLPWATGPATVVEPVIADGKVLGAVLISSSLEIPRAQMTAQWLQLLAVFIVIIAALVFVILRLVRWVLRPMLRVDQAMVAIEHGEMGSRIADDTGPPEMQRMIRIFNSMAEEIERVIVRQQEFAMNASHELRNPLGALLLRMEYLATGLDESWDDDVEKAREEGQRMARILETLLTMARSQRRDSPFAVVDLGEVGRDRVDAWQQVADDRRVTFSVHSTGGCHTVTDRTAVESALDAVIDNALKFAPPGSTIDVSSSRKADGFVLTVRDRGPGLADDEIEHVTERFWRSARDQNIAGSGLGLAIANDLLHTVCGSVQVTSPVGGGLQVSLLLPEEGA
- a CDS encoding C39 family peptidase, with protein sequence MTNSWVPAPTFTYQWGREVGSKRTTIAGATESSYVPVAADRGARLFVEVTGASAGYASVTRTSPRTKTVLGKLTKTARPKITGVLEAGKKLTTTTGTWSNKGVKVSVRWQRNGVDIPAATKTTYTLVAADRGKKITVRSTATLTGYANSYATSAERAVPRVLKSAGPKITGSSSKLHNRVAVDTGTWTTGTKLTYQWYRDGKKISGATSSKYKLKMADQCRAVSVKVTGRKSGYLTKSRVSSKRDYVACVNATGPKIRAGQKIGSGKQIRSANQKHRIRVERSGVLLVGNHGRTRFSVTGAASSQLVLYRDGNLVLKQNGKTQWSSRTSGKGVTYGKMHNNGDFSLHTANGNKVWSLSTASAHRHNNHGVGLLTQTDPRWAHQWIGGRPFGPVGCVPTAFAMAAQSYGVWVDPPTVGVQMHQHSDFNRGHDGAGSKSIVSAAKQNSLMVTPLHSPNAISKALRNNQPVIGLVRGPGQITRPGSTHAIVLTGYSGGNTTLLNPWGGIPNQTWSVTTLWHWQSHDPLDSNAGALFWAIG
- a CDS encoding response regulator transcription factor yields the protein MKILVVEDDDRVADALVAFLGRSGYATERVGSGMAAIEALGPDTEAVLLDLGLPDMDGIDVCRRIRGFSGVPIIIATARSQVEERIKGLQAGADDFVVKPYDVRELLARIEAVTRRSRAAAEPGDGDISLTIDGVHFDFVNRVLLADGVPVDLTPKEFDVLAVLARYPGVVVPRDRIIREVWGTDWSGFNRSIEVHVASIRRKIEREWLIVTVRGVGYRLTGV